Within Actinobaculum sp. 313, the genomic segment TCCCACCTATTACAAGCGCTTGACGACATGGCATTGGAAGCGGGGCGATGATACGAGACTCGTGGCTGGCGAGGCGTCATCCACTGGTGAAAGCCGCTGCTGTCCTCGCCGTATCCATTGCGGTTCTATTCCTCTTCCGACCACTGCCGATTCTCGTGCTGTACACGACGGCGCTCGCCGGAGTACGTGCAGCGGGCCGTGTTCCCTGGCGGACGATCATACTCTCGCAGATCCCCTTCCTCTCCTTCGCGATGGGATCGTTCTCGTTAACGCCATGAGCAGGCCGGGGCTCCGCTTATGGGCAACGTTGCCGGTGCCGATCACGATTGAAGGGCTCTCAATCGGAGCCGCTCTCGCATTACGCGCCATGCTGATCGGAGTGCTCACCGTAGGTTTTCTCGCCACCACCCGGCCACGCGACCTGATGATCAGCCTCATCCAGAACCTACATCTCAGCCCTCGTTACGCCTATGCGATTCTGTCCGGCCACCGCATGTTGGAAGCCATGCCCACTCGTTGGACGACGATTCGCGCCGCACAAGCGGTGCGGGCACCCCTAACACGAAGGGGGCACCGCGCCAAGGCGTCAAAAGCTTCGCCCGCGCTGCCTTCGCCCTACTGGTCACTTCTATCCGCTCATCCGAGCGAATAGCGTTGGCGCTCGAATCGCGCGGCTTGGGCCGTACGGGCCACACCATCCGCGACCCGATGACCTTCTCCTTTGGTGACCTTGTCCTGTTATTGGCGACCATGTGTGTTTTCGCCTTGACCGTCATACTGGTATGACACGTTACCGAGCTGGATCCTGCGAATACACCTAACTTATGCGATAGGCATCAAGGAATGCTAAACGTAGGAGAAGGACAATCCTCCGGGTGTGGGCGCCACCTCCCCGGCGGCCCCCACACCCGCGCCTCACTTCGTATGCTCACGCACGATCTGGCGGCCCGCCACATGCACCATGATCTCGTCGGTGCCGCCGCCGAATCGATGCCCGCGGGCGTCGCGCCACAGCCGCTCCACACGCACGCCCTCAGTCACGCCGACGCCGCCATGAATCTGCAGGGCGTCGTCGCACACCTCGAAGGCGGCGATTGAGCAGTACCGCTTGCACAGGGCGGCCTGCTTGCGATCGAGGCACTTGTTGTCGACCATCCACGCCGAGTGGTAGATGATGTTCTTCATGTTCTCGATCTTGATCGCCATATCGGTCAGCTTCTCCTGAATAAGCTGGAAACTACCGATCGGCTTCCCGAACTGTACGCGGCTAGCCGCATACTCGGCCGCGTCTTGGAAGGCAGCCTCCGCCAGCCCAAGTGACTGTGTGGAGGTCATAATGCGCTCTACCTCGAAGTTCTTCATCAGCTGCACGAAGCCGTTGCCCTTGACGCCTACGAGGCAGGACTCGTCCACCTCGGCATTGTTGTAGTAGATCTCGGAGGAATCGGCGGTATGCCAACACATCTTGTCGATCGGCGTCAGCTCAATTCCGGGAGTATCGGTAGGGACCAGGTACATCGAGATGGCGCGGCGCGGATCCTCGGCGTCGGGATTGCGTGCCATTGTCAACAGGTACTTGGTTCCCACCGCGTTGGTGATCAGCGTCTTTGTTCCGTTGAAGTAGACCTTGCCGTCACGATGCTCTGCAGTCATCTGCATACTCGAGGAGTCCGATCCGGCCTGCGGTTCGGTGAAGGCGAGTGCAAAGGGCACACCGCCGTCGGCAAGTACCGAGAGTACCTGTTGCTTCTGCTCCTCCGAGCCGAACTCCAAAATATCCAGCACCTGCAGGATTTCCGTGGCGTATCCGAGGTTGAGCCCGCGCGCGGCAACCCGCTCTCCGATCATGCACATGGTGACGGTATCGATGGGCGTGCCGCCGTACTCCTCGGGGAATCCCAGCGTCAGGAATCCCGCCTCATGCATCGCCTTCTTGAAGGCGACCGGCTGTTCATGTTTGGCGTCGACCTCGGCAATATAGGCCGGTGTTGCGTACTCGTCGAGCAGTTCATCGAGGCTTGCCAGCAAGAGTTCCTGCTCTTCCGTCAGGCTGAAATCCATCGTTGGTTCCTTTCCGGTTGTGTAGTTATGCGCGGTTCCGACCATCCTCTTAGAACAGGAAGCCGTTATCCACTTCTCGCTCACCGGCAACTGTGCCGTACGACGACGAAGGGGCGGAGCCGTCGTATCGAGCGTAAGCAGTCCCACACAATCAAATATAGGACCAAAGTAGTCCGTATTGGTGTGTAATGGATGTTAGACTCAAAACACGCGGGAGATTTCGGCTCTGGGACCTCCCACCCGTCAACGCCCCGCTGCCATAGTCGGCACCGGTTAACTGCAAGGGAGTAGTTCATGGCGAAAGTCATCTCGGCGGCAGACGCCGCAGCACTTATCAAGGACGGCGATACGGTCGCCTTCTCTGGATTCGGACTTTCCTGCGTCAACCAAGAGGTTATCGCAGCACTGGAAGAACGCTGGATCGGCGGCGATGGACCGCACGGTCTGACCATTATCAACTCATCCGCCGTCGGAGCGCGTGGCAAACGCGAGGGCTTAAGTAAGCTTTCCTATGAAGGCCTCGTGAAACGCTGGATCGGCGGGATTATGTCCGCCTCGCCCGATCTGGGAAAACTGGCAGCCGAGAACAAACTCGAATGTTACAACCTCCCGCAAGGCGTGATCACAGCGTTGTACCGCGAAATCGCCGCCCGCCGTCCGGGAGTCATCACCAAGGTCGGACTGGGAACCTTCGTCGATCCCCGCCTGGAAGGCGCGAAGGTCAACGATGTGACAACCGAAGATCTGGTCAAGCTCGTCGAACTCGACGGTGATGAGTATCTCTTCTACCGCGCCTTCCCCATCGACATCGGACTGATTCGAGGCACGTATGCCGACGAGGCCGGGAATCTCACCATGGAGCAGGAGGGCCTGAAGATGGAGATTCTGCCCATCGCCCAGGCCGTCCACAACTCGGGAGGCATTGTTATCGCCCAGGCGAAAACAGTGGTACAAACGGGTTCGCTTGACCCGAATCTCGTGCGCGTTCCCGGCAACGTCGTCGATTACATCGTCGTCTCGGAACCGGAGAACCACATGCAGACCGAGTACACGCAGTACAACCCCGCCTTCTCGGGGCAGGTCAAGGTACCGGTCTCCGGCTTCAAACCCATACCGCTGACCGAGCGAAAGGTGATGGCACGCCGCGCCGCAGCCGAAATCCGCCCCGGCGATGTGATGAATCTCGGCGTCGGAGTCCCGGCGGAAGTCGGAGTGATCATGTCCGACGAGGGCATCTCCGACTACGCGCTGCTGACCACCGAGGCCGGTGCCGTGGGCGGAACAGCCGCCGACGATAAAAACTTCGGGCACAGCTACAACGCCCTCGCCCAAGTTGGCATGCACGAACAGTTCGACTACTACGACGGCGGTGGCCTCGATCTGACCATCCTCGGCCTCGCCCAGGCGGACAGCCACGGTAATCTCAACGTTTCGAAATTCAATGGCCGCGTGGCCGGATGCGGCGGCTTCATCAATATCACGGCCACCGCGAAGCGCGTGGTCTTCGCCGGAACCTTCACCGCAGGTGGCCTCAAGGTCCAATTCGGTGAGGGCAGATGCGAAATCGTCGAAGAGGGCAGGATCCATAAGTTCGTGCGCGACGTCGAACAAGTTACCTTCTCCGGGGCACGCTCGGCAGCCATCGGACAAAAGGTCGTGTACGTGACGGAACGAGCCGTCTTCGAATTACGCGACGGTGAGGTGGTCCTGACCGAAATCGCACCAGGTATAGACCTCAAGAAACACATCCTGGAGCAGATGGACTTCCGCCCGGCCATTGCCGCCGACCTGAAGGAAATGGATCCGGGGCTCTTCCGCGAGGAGTGGGGGAACCTACGTACCACCATTGATGCTCGCGTTGCTGCCGAGGCATCGCAATAGACGCTACACCGCAAATCCCACCACACGCATAGAAAGGCTTTTGAATGACGACTCCGCCATCTACAACCGCCCCCAACCGCAACATGGTGCTGGTAGGCGCCGTCGTCGCCCTACTTATGGGTGGCGCACTCTACTCCTTCTCCGTTTTCGCCCAGCCGTTCGCACAGCTGCGCGGCTGGGACATGCCCAGTGTTATGTTCGCCTTCGGGTTGACATCCATGTTGGCACCCATTGTCATGGTGCTCTCCGGGTTTCTGCTTGATCACGGGCATTCACGCAAACTTGTGATCCTGGGCGGCCTGCTCTTCGGATCAGGCCACATCATTGCCGGACTGGCAACCAGCCTGCCCGTCTTCTACCTCGCCTACGGCATAGTTGCCGGTTTTGGGCAAGGCATGATGTACTCGGCAGCATTGAACAACACCTTGAAGTTCTTCCCCGACAAGCGTGGCTTCGCCTCCGGAGTTATCACCGGCGGCATGGGCGCCGGCTCCGCCCTGTTCGCTCCGTTGGGGCGCACACTGGTCTCTTCCTTAGGTGTATCGAAGGCATTTGTCACCCTCGGCGTCGTGTTCGCCGTCGTTGTGGCGGCCGTCGGTCTGTTCCTCATCCGACCGTGCCCGCCTGGCTACACGCCAGCCGGTTGGACCCCTCCGGTCAGCTCAGGCGGTACTCGCGCGATGCGCCAGATCAACTGGAAAGGCATGCTCGGCACACCCCAGTTCTGGGTTATGGTACCGATGTTCATCGCGGGCGCTTTCTTCGGGCTGATGATCACCTCGAATCTCTCGCCCATCAGTGAGGGCATGTTCGGCCTGAGCGCGGCAACCGCGGCGCTCTACGTGTCGCTTCTCGCCGTGTTCAACGCCATCGGTCGGATCAGCTGGGGTTGGATCTCGGACCGCATTGGCGTCATCACGT encodes:
- a CDS encoding energy-coupling factor transporter transmembrane component T, with protein sequence MSRPGLRLWATLPVPITIEGLSIGAALALRAMLIGVLTVGFLATTRPRDLMISLIQNLHLSPRYAYAILSGHRMLEAMPTRWTTIRAAQAVRAPLTRRGHRAKASKASPALPSPYWSLLSAHPSE
- a CDS encoding acyl-CoA dehydrogenase family protein; this translates as MGLLTLDTTAPPLRRRTAQLPVSEKWITASCSKRMVGTAHNYTTGKEPTMDFSLTEEQELLLASLDELLDEYATPAYIAEVDAKHEQPVAFKKAMHEAGFLTLGFPEEYGGTPIDTVTMCMIGERVAARGLNLGYATEILQVLDILEFGSEEQKQQVLSVLADGGVPFALAFTEPQAGSDSSSMQMTAEHRDGKVYFNGTKTLITNAVGTKYLLTMARNPDAEDPRRAISMYLVPTDTPGIELTPIDKMCWHTADSSEIYYNNAEVDESCLVGVKGNGFVQLMKNFEVERIMTSTQSLGLAEAAFQDAAEYAASRVQFGKPIGSFQLIQEKLTDMAIKIENMKNIIYHSAWMVDNKCLDRKQAALCKRYCSIAAFEVCDDALQIHGGVGVTEGVRVERLWRDARGHRFGGGTDEIMVHVAGRQIVREHTK
- a CDS encoding CoA-transferase; its protein translation is MAKVISAADAAALIKDGDTVAFSGFGLSCVNQEVIAALEERWIGGDGPHGLTIINSSAVGARGKREGLSKLSYEGLVKRWIGGIMSASPDLGKLAAENKLECYNLPQGVITALYREIAARRPGVITKVGLGTFVDPRLEGAKVNDVTTEDLVKLVELDGDEYLFYRAFPIDIGLIRGTYADEAGNLTMEQEGLKMEILPIAQAVHNSGGIVIAQAKTVVQTGSLDPNLVRVPGNVVDYIVVSEPENHMQTEYTQYNPAFSGQVKVPVSGFKPIPLTERKVMARRAAAEIRPGDVMNLGVGVPAEVGVIMSDEGISDYALLTTEAGAVGGTAADDKNFGHSYNALAQVGMHEQFDYYDGGGLDLTILGLAQADSHGNLNVSKFNGRVAGCGGFINITATAKRVVFAGTFTAGGLKVQFGEGRCEIVEEGRIHKFVRDVEQVTFSGARSAAIGQKVVYVTERAVFELRDGEVVLTEIAPGIDLKKHILEQMDFRPAIAADLKEMDPGLFREEWGNLRTTIDARVAAEASQ
- a CDS encoding OFA family MFS transporter yields the protein MTTPPSTTAPNRNMVLVGAVVALLMGGALYSFSVFAQPFAQLRGWDMPSVMFAFGLTSMLAPIVMVLSGFLLDHGHSRKLVILGGLLFGSGHIIAGLATSLPVFYLAYGIVAGFGQGMMYSAALNNTLKFFPDKRGFASGVITGGMGAGSALFAPLGRTLVSSLGVSKAFVTLGVVFAVVVAAVGLFLIRPCPPGYTPAGWTPPVSSGGTRAMRQINWKGMLGTPQFWVMVPMFIAGAFFGLMITSNLSPISEGMFGLSAATAALYVSLLAVFNAIGRISWGWISDRIGVITSLAIVFVLAALALTALGSGSGIAVLTAGVVVLGFAFGGVMSLFPPLTMGNFGPRNQGVNYGIIFSAYALSGVVAPRWASNMAESADGDFSRAFYIAAIIALVGLVLTFVYRAVDKTRPVQGR